DNA from Cheilinus undulatus linkage group 20, ASM1832078v1, whole genome shotgun sequence:
CTTGACCGCCTTTGCCATGAAATTATGATGAATTCAGGGTGAGAACTGCAAAGAAAAGAGCAAGGAGTTTGCCAGCATCTGCCTCatttagtttgaaaaaaatcagccccTAGAGGAGGTTTCTGTCCCCTTACAGCAGAAACGTGCTGAAGGTTATGATTCGTCCTTCAGGCGATCACACAACCATATGTCATGTTCATTCAAGCTCTGGATCTTTTAGTGCTGTATACTAGGAAACTACAGCATTGAAACCTGTATTACAAAAAAGATAGTGATGATCTGCAGTCTCTCTTTTTGTTGAGGCTTTCAAACTGCACTGAAATCAAACGTAATGATGCAGCTGGCTCTGGTGCACATTATCTTTGCTCTGCTGATCTTCTCCTGACATGCTGTTCAAACACAACTCAAAAGGAGAATCTAAATTTAAACACCAAAGCCAGCAAGTGCACATTTTTATGTCTCTCAAAGTGCTGCACTTACTACAAAAATCTTCAGATAtccttcaaattaaaagcagtTATTTTCTCTTAAATAATGATATTTGACAAGCCTTTGGTGGGCTTTTGTAAAGTCTATTCAAATGTGGCATTCAGAGCTGGATATGTGTGCTCTTTTAAAGGGACACCAGGAGACAGAAAGGCATGGCAAAAGCACCCAGGTGAAAGTTTGCAGgaaatcaaacaaataaattGGTATATTagtcaaaaaaaaagtttaatttagaaggcaaaaattccaaaaaagggCATATCCTACAAGAGGATTCAGAAATAAAGGGcttgttttctgtaaatataaTTTTAGTCCTCATTGAGAGTCCTGTTCCTGTGGTCTGATGGGTCCGATGGATGGAGGCCTGTTGGTGAATGGGTGCCACTGGCCCTGGATGCTGGGGCTGTCTGTGTGGAAGGGCTTGCGGATGCGGATGATGTCCAAACCAGATTGATTTGTCATTTTGGTCACAAGCTCCAAAATCTGCTGTGAGGTTTTGTTTGTGACTATTTCCTCCCTCACATTGCCGTTTACTGCAGaaaggacaaaaacacagaatgagTGGCTTTAAAAGTGACTCATTTTCTACCTGATAAATCTGCCTGGGGAGAAATTAAACAGTGTTAGCGAGAACTTATAATTCTAGGTGAGACTTTTGCACTGGAACCCCCAGTGGCAGTTCACTTCTACCTGAGCAAAGGTCTCAGAAAAACAGTGCAATACTGCCACCTGTAGATATGATTTAGGAATTACAACTAATGACTCAAATATTACTCTatctctttcatttcttgataaATCTGGTTACTTTTGCACTGACAAAGAAATTTACTATTTCTTGAGCCTGACCTTCATTGTGTAAAACCAAGGGATGATATTGAAGTCAGAATCATTTTGAGCGAAAACATTTACttacaaacatgttttcttaaaaaagcaCTGCTTTGGAAAACTGCTTATATGTTTACACTCTTAATaacataaaaactgaataagttttcatgtgtttcagTTGTAATGTATACACCAACAATTCCTGTTACAAAGTGTTGATCCTGAATATTCTGGTGAGTTTTTATGGtactttttcagtctttttcttctattttcttCCAAAAAACTACTCATGTAAGCTTACAAATCACAAATTATGTGGAAGACTTAAGGTACTATCAAATTTTGTAGGACGTGTAATAATGCAAGGGTAAAATTCAGGATTTCTCAGATGTCACATCACACAAAATCATCTTTACTTACAGTACTCTGCAACTATTTTGGGTATCCTGCACGTCTGAGGAGACACATACACGACAGTTGAAGGGTTTTTCTTGGCGTAATCCACCACTCCCTCTTCGATAAACTCCCTGAAAAAGAGGAGATGAAGATAAAGGTATTGTGTTTGATTCACAGGTAACACAGGTTTGgttcaaacagagcagagacagtgTTAGTGGTGGTCTGTGTCGATTGTATTGGTTAtcaatttctgtgtttttgtcttattaGTAAGAAAATCAGAGATGTTTTTCCTATTACACGGCAGATGGGAAATATTTAAGTTACTTGCCATACTGGATCATAACAAAGTGTTGTACATGTAGATTAATTTCAAACTTACAGGTGTTGTTTTAAGTTACTTATTCCTCACTAGAGATAAAGTGTCTATATACAAAAATCTAAACTATTACTTACCCAACACAACCAACTCATCTAACATACTTTATCACGAACTGCAACATCATCAATTCATTTTCAGTAAAACATAGCCTAAATGGTAAACAATTATTTGGACTAGTTATATGCTAATTCTCAAAGTCTGAATAAGCCTGTACCTTTCTGTTTGAAACCAAGAGCATCTAATccttaccccccccccccaaaaaaaaatatatactagCAGTTATAAAATCCATTTAAAAATGGCTTCAAACAATGATTCAGTCTTTAAACAGCTGCCAACATGCCAATATAGTAGTAGGGTTTTGTCACAGATAAATATGCAAACAGCACACTGAGTTATTTGATAGCCCAGGTTGAACCCAGGCTGTCATGAaataatttttgacttttaaatgaaactgataaaaatcaaacaataatgACACATGCTTCAGTGGGACAGCAACTTAAAAATTAATCATTCTAGGCACTGAAATTTGATAATTTCTCGTCAGTAATCAAAAAATTCAGAGAATCTCCTAGACACCGCCTGAATTGCATCTTTTTATGGGCAATGATTTTACACaaatttatgacaatgcatttATTCAATTTAGTATGTGTACAGGACTTTTGAGGGATTTATTCCTCTCCTCATCACCTGctataaaaaaggatgtttttttaaaaaacatttactgaAATAGTGAAGacaatacagttttaaaatgttgaatcaagaaatatcCGAAATTTTGATGAATTTACTTTCAaccaataaaaatgataaaaaaaaaaaaagaaagacctTTAATTGAAACTTTTTAGGGGAATTCTTAATGAAGATATGCTACAGTAGCTGAATGGTGGAGTAGGGCTGGACAATATAAGTTATAAgatttatccatgaattttcaaacaaGATAGAGTAATGTTGTTGATACATCTAAATAGTTTGTGTTGCATTTAAGTTGCAGACCAATTGATTATCAGCCTGGATGATTATTGATGCCAATATCTGGTATGTGGCTGATAATTAGTATAGGCACTTTATTTGACCAATAATCAATCAAAAATTAAGTTTgctactttggctccactgcTAAATCTTGAATCTAAATGTGTCTTCCCATCTGGCTTAATTTTCACTCCACAGACTCACCAAATGTCCTGCATACAACaaacaatctgattggctagatgtcacgAGTACTAACCAATCGGCACTTAAGCCTTGGaggccactgacacagtgagcaatagaatcacttcctgttttccagctgctactgtgttgcttTGGGTCATTTCTCATGCTGCCAGTGATAGGgtgtttttttgccttttttctgatcatgtaattttacttttaccacATTAAGTAAAATTTGTAAATCATAATAAATGCCTTTCAGTTACAAATATCGGTCAAGTGAAAAATCAGTATCGATCTTGGAAAACCAGTATCG
Protein-coding regions in this window:
- the mrpl43 gene encoding 39S ribosomal protein L43, mitochondrial, with protein sequence MTSRGTPSRFLQSVLQNGVGRYVCQLKRISIIFSRKAQSSLGVREFIEEGVVDYAKKNPSTVVYVSPQTCRIPKIVAEYLNGNVREEIVTNKTSQQILELVTKMTNQSGLDIIRIRKPFHTDSPSIQGQWHPFTNRPPSIGPIRPQEQDSQ